The Blastococcus sp. HT6-4 genome window below encodes:
- a CDS encoding UDP-N-acetylmuramoyl-L-alanyl-D-glutamate--2,6-diaminopimelate ligase yields MTPTDPGAVPRPAGNRPLPLAALADLVGAPVGADATGAGIEISGVTLASGEVAPRHLYAALPGARTHGARYAADAAARGAVALLTDPTGREQALAAGLPVCVVEDPRQVLGAIADRVYGEPSRRLTVVGITGTNGKTTTSYLVEAGLAAAGRSTGLIGTVETRTRGRAADGTPTVTALPSVRTTPEAPALHALLAGMADAGVSSVVMEVSSHALVQGRVGGVRFAAAGFTNLGRDHLDFHRDMEDYFQAKALLFDGRAAVEAVDVDDPYGRRLVDRPGRPRPVTVAGTPGTKADWTATDVVTAPGGGSTFTLHGPGGRTWPARLRLPGRFNVANALLAVALLDGVGVAVEDAVAGLAETVVPGRMEPVDAGQPFVAVVDYAHTPDAVRTALAALRDATPGRLVTVLGCGGDRDAGKRPEMGRAAAEGSDVLVVTDDNPRSEDPAAIRAAMLAGAREVPAGRRAEVLEVGDRRTALATAVRLAGAGDTLLVAGKGHETGQEVAGTVHPFDDRTALREVLTGSVAPA; encoded by the coding sequence GTGACCCCGACCGACCCCGGGGCGGTCCCGCGGCCCGCCGGGAACCGCCCACTGCCCCTCGCCGCACTGGCCGATCTCGTCGGTGCTCCGGTGGGCGCCGACGCCACCGGCGCCGGCATCGAGATCTCCGGGGTGACCCTGGCCTCCGGTGAGGTCGCCCCCCGCCACCTCTACGCCGCGCTGCCCGGCGCGCGCACCCACGGCGCCCGGTACGCGGCCGACGCCGCCGCCCGGGGCGCCGTCGCCCTGCTGACCGACCCGACGGGCCGCGAGCAGGCGCTGGCGGCCGGGCTGCCGGTGTGCGTGGTCGAGGACCCGAGGCAGGTGCTCGGCGCGATCGCCGACCGGGTCTACGGCGAGCCCAGCCGCCGGCTCACCGTCGTGGGCATCACCGGCACCAACGGCAAGACGACGACGAGCTACCTGGTCGAGGCCGGGCTGGCCGCGGCCGGCCGCTCCACCGGGCTGATCGGCACGGTGGAGACCCGCACCCGGGGCCGGGCCGCCGACGGGACGCCCACGGTCACCGCGCTACCCAGTGTCCGCACCACCCCGGAGGCGCCCGCACTGCACGCGCTGCTGGCCGGTATGGCCGACGCCGGCGTCTCCAGCGTCGTCATGGAGGTCTCCAGCCACGCCCTGGTGCAGGGCCGGGTCGGCGGGGTGCGGTTCGCCGCCGCCGGTTTCACCAACCTCGGCCGCGACCACCTGGACTTCCACCGCGACATGGAGGACTACTTCCAGGCCAAGGCGCTGCTGTTCGACGGCCGGGCCGCCGTCGAGGCGGTCGACGTGGACGACCCCTACGGCCGCCGGCTGGTCGACCGGCCCGGCCGTCCCCGCCCGGTCACGGTGGCGGGCACCCCCGGCACGAAGGCGGACTGGACGGCGACGGACGTCGTGACGGCGCCCGGCGGTGGCTCGACGTTCACCCTGCACGGACCCGGCGGCCGCACCTGGCCGGCCCGCCTGCGCCTGCCGGGCCGCTTCAACGTCGCCAACGCCCTGCTGGCCGTCGCACTGCTCGACGGCGTCGGTGTCGCCGTCGAGGACGCCGTCGCCGGGCTGGCCGAGACGGTGGTGCCCGGCCGCATGGAGCCGGTCGACGCCGGGCAGCCGTTCGTCGCCGTCGTCGACTACGCGCACACGCCGGACGCCGTCCGCACCGCGCTGGCCGCGCTCCGGGACGCCACGCCCGGACGGCTGGTCACCGTGCTCGGCTGCGGCGGCGACCGCGACGCGGGGAAGCGGCCGGAGATGGGCCGGGCCGCGGCCGAGGGCAGCGACGTGCTGGTGGTCACCGACGACAACCCGCGCTCGGAGGACCCCGCCGCGATCCGGGCGGCGATGCTCGCCGGGGCGCGGGAGGTGCCGGCCGGCCGTCGTGCGGAGGTGCTGGAGGTCGGGGACCGGCGCACGGCCCTGGCGACGGCGGTGCGGCTGGCCGGGGCCGGGGACACGCTGCTGGTGGCGGGCAAGGGCCACGAGACCGGTCAGGAGGTCGCGGGCACGGTGCACCCCTTCGACGACCGCACCGCCCTGCGCGAGGTCCTGACCGGATCGGTGGCGCCGGCATGA
- the murD gene encoding UDP-N-acetylmuramoyl-L-alanine--D-glutamate ligase — protein sequence MSEQPPAIAGRTVLVAGLGVSGVAAARVLLDRQARVLLTDAAQPPAVTELTGAGATWLGALEALPDGVDLVVTSPGWRPDAPLLADAAARGVEVIGEPELAWRLRVPGPDGTPAPWLAVTGTNGKTTTVTMLETVLTAAGRRAVAAGNVGRPLVEVVTALADDGSPAYDVIAVELSSFQLHWSSSLAPAAAAVLNVADDHTDWHGSFAAYRDAKARILERSPVAVADAGDPVAAGLVAGHPGRVTVTLGEPAPGQLGVRAGVLVDRAFAADPGGEVLMARADLPVPGPHNTVNALAAAALARAAGVPAEAVELGLAGFTGGAHRNVLVATIDGVDYVDDSKATNPHAAGASLAAYPRVVWIAGGLLKGADVDPLVAAVAPRLAGAVLLGRDRAVVARSLARHAPSVPVVEVASGNDGAVDADRPDAETAMTRVVAAAATLARPGDTVLLAPAAASMDVFRDYGHRGRAFADAVRALR from the coding sequence GTGAGCGAGCAGCCCCCGGCCATCGCCGGCCGCACGGTCCTGGTCGCCGGTCTCGGCGTCTCCGGCGTGGCCGCCGCCCGCGTGCTGCTGGACCGGCAGGCCCGGGTGCTCCTCACCGACGCCGCGCAGCCACCGGCGGTGACGGAGCTGACCGGCGCGGGCGCGACCTGGCTCGGCGCGCTCGAGGCGCTGCCCGACGGGGTGGACCTCGTCGTCACCTCGCCCGGGTGGCGCCCCGACGCCCCCCTGCTGGCCGACGCCGCCGCCCGCGGGGTCGAGGTGATCGGTGAGCCGGAGCTCGCCTGGCGGCTGCGCGTCCCCGGCCCGGACGGGACCCCCGCGCCGTGGCTGGCGGTGACCGGCACCAACGGCAAGACCACCACGGTCACCATGCTCGAGACCGTCCTCACCGCGGCCGGCCGCCGGGCCGTCGCGGCCGGCAACGTCGGGCGGCCGCTCGTGGAGGTGGTCACCGCGCTGGCCGACGACGGCAGCCCCGCCTACGACGTGATCGCCGTGGAGCTGTCCAGCTTCCAGCTGCACTGGTCCTCCTCACTGGCGCCGGCGGCGGCCGCGGTCCTCAACGTGGCCGACGACCACACCGACTGGCACGGCTCCTTCGCCGCCTACCGCGACGCCAAGGCCCGCATCCTCGAGCGGTCGCCGGTCGCCGTCGCCGACGCGGGGGACCCGGTGGCCGCCGGCCTCGTCGCGGGCCACCCGGGCCGGGTGACCGTCACCCTGGGCGAGCCGGCGCCGGGGCAGCTCGGCGTGCGCGCCGGCGTCCTGGTCGACCGCGCCTTCGCCGCGGACCCCGGCGGTGAGGTGCTGATGGCGCGCGCCGACCTGCCGGTGCCCGGGCCGCACAACACGGTCAACGCCCTCGCCGCGGCGGCCCTCGCCCGGGCGGCGGGCGTGCCGGCCGAGGCGGTCGAGCTCGGGCTCGCCGGGTTCACCGGCGGCGCGCACCGCAACGTCCTCGTCGCCACGATCGACGGCGTCGACTACGTCGACGACAGCAAGGCCACCAACCCGCACGCCGCCGGCGCCTCCCTGGCCGCCTACCCCCGGGTGGTCTGGATCGCCGGGGGCCTGCTCAAGGGCGCCGACGTCGATCCGCTCGTCGCGGCCGTCGCCCCCCGGCTGGCCGGGGCGGTGCTGCTCGGCCGTGATCGCGCGGTCGTGGCGCGGTCCCTGGCGCGACACGCCCCGTCGGTCCCTGTGGTGGAGGTGGCCAGCGGGAACGATGGGGCGGTGGACGCCGACCGGCCGGATGCGGAGACGGCGATGACCCGTGTGGTCGCCGCCGCGGCGACGCTGGCGCGGCCCGGGGACACGGTGCTGCTGGCGCCGGCCGCCGCCTCCATGGACGTCTTCCGCGACTACGGGCACCGCGGGCGGGCCTTCGCCGACGCGGTGCGGGCGCTCCGGTGA
- the ftsW gene encoding putative lipid II flippase FtsW, whose product MTTTERPSRPARPAHDRGRAPAARAVVRRWTGPAWLDGPMTSAHLVLGAAGLLLVIGVVMVFSASAIEAALADEPAWAPGVKQLVLACIGLGALMIALRLPVGLVRRWSRFALVVVVVLLVLVLIPGIGLERNGARQWIPLGFTDFQPSELGKLVFALWGAHVLALRERYLTTKSLLVPVLPVFGVLALLLIAEPDFGGVVSLGLVLVGLLWAGGMPMRWFGAFAGVAVVTLAVMVWAAPYRMARVTSFLDPFADPTNTGFQAIRGMYALATGGLWGVGLGNSAMKWNILPEAESDYIFAIIGEELGFLGCLVVVTLYGVLAYAGFRIARRSADRFVQLASVAITVWLIGQATMNMGYVVGLLPVTGVTLPLISAGGTSLILTLFIVGLLARFALSEPAAVEALRTAERGRLARLLLPAPTTAVDQVRPRRLGDDPGNPRPAVGSGRTLLHVRGAAPRRTPQRTEAPPRSRTAAGRGAGAPRTGAATPPPRQRSGSSASGAARRRPGGDR is encoded by the coding sequence ATGACCACCACCGAGCGGCCGTCGCGCCCCGCCCGGCCGGCCCACGACCGCGGGCGGGCGCCCGCCGCCCGGGCGGTCGTCCGCCGCTGGACGGGGCCGGCCTGGCTCGACGGGCCGATGACCAGCGCCCACCTGGTGCTCGGTGCCGCCGGGCTGCTGCTGGTCATCGGCGTGGTCATGGTGTTCTCCGCGTCGGCCATCGAGGCGGCGCTCGCCGACGAGCCGGCCTGGGCGCCGGGGGTCAAGCAGCTGGTGCTGGCCTGCATCGGGCTCGGCGCGCTGATGATCGCCCTGCGGTTGCCGGTCGGGCTGGTGCGGCGCTGGTCGCGGTTCGCCCTGGTGGTGGTCGTCGTGCTCCTGGTGCTCGTGCTGATCCCCGGCATCGGGCTGGAGCGCAACGGCGCCCGGCAGTGGATCCCCTTGGGCTTCACCGACTTCCAGCCCTCCGAGCTGGGCAAGCTGGTCTTCGCCCTGTGGGGCGCGCACGTGCTCGCCCTCCGCGAGCGCTACCTGACCACGAAGTCGCTGCTCGTCCCCGTCCTGCCGGTCTTCGGCGTCCTCGCCCTGCTGCTGATCGCCGAGCCGGACTTCGGTGGGGTGGTCAGCCTCGGCCTCGTCCTGGTCGGTCTGCTGTGGGCCGGCGGGATGCCGATGCGCTGGTTCGGTGCCTTCGCGGGCGTGGCCGTCGTCACCCTCGCCGTCATGGTGTGGGCAGCGCCGTACCGGATGGCACGGGTCACCTCGTTCCTCGACCCCTTCGCCGACCCCACCAACACCGGGTTCCAGGCGATCCGCGGCATGTACGCGCTCGCGACCGGGGGGCTGTGGGGCGTCGGGCTCGGCAACAGCGCCATGAAGTGGAACATCCTGCCGGAGGCGGAGTCGGACTACATCTTCGCGATCATCGGCGAGGAGCTGGGCTTTCTCGGCTGCCTGGTGGTCGTCACGCTCTACGGCGTGCTGGCCTACGCCGGCTTCCGGATCGCCCGCCGCTCGGCCGATCGCTTCGTGCAGCTGGCCAGCGTCGCCATCACCGTGTGGCTGATCGGCCAGGCGACGATGAACATGGGGTACGTGGTGGGTCTGCTCCCGGTGACCGGGGTGACGCTCCCGCTGATCTCGGCGGGCGGCACCTCCCTGATCCTCACCCTGTTCATCGTCGGGCTCCTGGCCCGGTTCGCACTGTCCGAGCCCGCCGCGGTGGAGGCGCTGCGCACCGCCGAGCGCGGCCGGTTGGCCCGGCTGCTCCTGCCGGCCCCCACGACGGCGGTCGACCAGGTCCGTCCCCGGCGCCTCGGCGACGACCCCGGGAACCCGCGTCCGGCGGTGGGGAGCGGCCGCACCCTCCTGCACGTCCGCGGTGCCGCGCCCCGGCGCACGCCCCAGCGCACCGAGGCGCCGCCGCGGTCGAGGACGGCGGCGGGCCGCGGTGCCGGCGCGCCCCGGACCGGTGCGGCCACCCCGCCGCCGCGGCAGCGCTCCGGGTCCTCCGCGTCGGGCGCCGCCCGGCGCCGGCCGGGGGGTGACCGATGA
- the murF gene encoding UDP-N-acetylmuramoyl-tripeptide--D-alanyl-D-alanine ligase — protein sequence MIELSVADVAALAGGRLEGAPSGVVTGKVTLDSRAVAPGDLFVAVAGERADGHDFLGAAAAAGAVAALVARPDPALPCVVVDDPVTALGRLAAGVHARLVAGGLRTLGITGSSGKTSTKDLLGQVLATAGPTVSPPGSYNNDIGLPLTVLSADEGTRFLVLEMGARGPGHIARLCGIARPHVGVVLNVGSAHLGEFGSAEIIAQAKGELVEALPAEGTAVLNADDPRVAGMAPRTRARVRTTGRAGDADVRAVDVALDGAAHARFTLIAAGERHPVALRVVGEHQVANALSAAGAALAVGMTPAQVAAALSAAQPRSRWRMEVDRRDDDVTVVNDAYNANPESMRAALAALAGLSAGRRIAVLGGMAELGPDAAEEHRLLGRDAVAAGVDLLVAVGADAVGIAEGATAAGRRAGEESVHVPDRGAALAWLTEVLRPGDVVLVKASRSYGLELLAADLLGGAAQ from the coding sequence ATGATCGAGCTGTCCGTGGCCGACGTCGCCGCGCTGGCCGGTGGCCGGCTCGAGGGCGCACCGTCCGGCGTGGTGACCGGGAAGGTCACCCTCGACTCGCGTGCCGTGGCGCCGGGGGACCTGTTCGTCGCGGTGGCGGGGGAGCGGGCCGACGGGCACGACTTCCTGGGTGCGGCGGCCGCCGCGGGTGCGGTGGCCGCGCTGGTGGCCCGGCCCGACCCCGCACTGCCCTGCGTCGTCGTCGACGACCCCGTGACGGCGCTGGGCCGGCTCGCCGCGGGCGTGCACGCGCGCCTGGTCGCCGGTGGGCTGCGCACCCTGGGCATCACCGGGTCCTCAGGCAAGACCTCGACCAAGGACCTCCTCGGCCAGGTGCTGGCCACCGCCGGGCCCACCGTCAGCCCGCCGGGGTCCTACAACAACGACATCGGCCTGCCGCTCACCGTGCTCTCGGCCGACGAGGGCACCCGGTTCCTCGTGCTCGAGATGGGTGCGCGAGGCCCCGGGCACATCGCGCGGCTGTGCGGCATCGCCCGGCCGCACGTCGGCGTCGTCCTCAACGTGGGGTCGGCCCACCTGGGCGAGTTCGGCAGCGCGGAGATCATCGCGCAGGCCAAGGGTGAGCTGGTCGAGGCGCTGCCCGCAGAGGGCACCGCGGTGCTCAACGCCGACGACCCGCGGGTCGCCGGGATGGCGCCGCGCACCCGGGCCCGCGTGCGCACCACCGGCCGTGCCGGGGACGCCGACGTGCGCGCCGTCGACGTCGCTCTGGACGGCGCGGCGCACGCCCGGTTCACCCTGATCGCCGCCGGCGAGCGGCACCCGGTGGCGCTGCGGGTGGTGGGCGAGCACCAGGTGGCCAACGCGCTGTCGGCCGCCGGCGCCGCCCTGGCCGTGGGCATGACGCCGGCGCAGGTGGCCGCGGCGCTGTCGGCCGCGCAGCCGCGCAGCCGCTGGCGCATGGAGGTCGACCGGCGCGACGACGACGTCACCGTGGTCAACGACGCCTACAACGCCAACCCCGAGTCGATGCGCGCGGCGCTGGCCGCGCTCGCGGGGCTCTCCGCCGGGCGCCGCATCGCGGTGCTCGGCGGCATGGCCGAGCTGGGCCCCGACGCGGCCGAGGAGCACCGGCTGCTGGGCCGCGACGCGGTCGCCGCCGGGGTCGACCTGCTCGTGGCCGTGGGCGCCGATGCGGTAGGCATAGCCGAGGGCGCGACCGCCGCGGGGCGGCGCGCAGGAGAGGAGTCGGTGCACGTGCCGGACCGGGGCGCTGCCCTAGCGTGGCTGACGGAGGTGCTGCGTCCGGGCGATGTCGTCCTGGTCAAGGCCAGCCGCTCCTACGGCCTCGAGCTCCTGGCGGCCGACCTGCTGGGCGGTGCCGCGCAGTGA
- the mraZ gene encoding division/cell wall cluster transcriptional repressor MraZ, with translation MFVGSYQLRLDEKGRLALPVRFREQVADGMVIKKGQEHCIYGLTMARVAEQSAAMAAMAPSDTAAARMRARMSFGSMVEIEPDKTGRITIPAGLREYAHLDRDVVVVGVDTRFEIWDSATWDAYVAEQEASFADMESEGMPTLS, from the coding sequence GTGTTCGTCGGCAGCTACCAGTTGCGCCTCGACGAGAAGGGCCGGCTCGCTCTCCCGGTCCGCTTCCGCGAGCAGGTGGCCGACGGCATGGTGATCAAGAAGGGCCAGGAGCACTGCATCTACGGGCTCACCATGGCCCGGGTCGCCGAGCAGAGCGCCGCGATGGCCGCCATGGCCCCCTCCGACACCGCCGCGGCGCGCATGCGCGCCCGCATGAGCTTCGGGTCGATGGTCGAGATCGAGCCGGACAAGACCGGCCGCATCACCATCCCCGCCGGACTGCGCGAGTACGCCCACCTCGACCGGGACGTCGTCGTGGTCGGCGTGGACACGCGGTTCGAGATCTGGGACTCCGCCACCTGGGACGCCTACGTGGCCGAGCAGGAGGCCTCCTTCGCCGACATGGAGAGCGAGGGGATGCCGACGTTGTCGTGA
- the mraY gene encoding phospho-N-acetylmuramoyl-pentapeptide-transferase: MRSVLIAAAVGLVISILMTPLAIRAFRRQGLGQEIRDDGPESHLSKKGTPTMGGTVIVGATVLGYLAAHLAFLGESGWGFSATGLLLLFLMVGMGTVGFLDDYLKIRHRRSLGLNKTAKLVGQLVVGVTFAVLAINFPNDDGVEPASTVVSYVRDIAPLALGPIAFVILAYLFIAGFSNAVNLTDGLDGLAAGASAMVLASYIVISFWQFTHDCANELIEGCYTVRDPLDVTLVAAAGMGACLGFLWWNTSPARIFMGDTGSLALGGLLSGLAIVTRTELLLVVLGGLFVAVTLSVIIQVAFFRATRRRVFRMAPLHHHFELAGWTENTVIVRFWLVTGMAVAFGLGLFYADWLSFVGL, from the coding sequence GTGAGGAGCGTCCTCATCGCGGCCGCCGTGGGCCTGGTCATCTCCATCCTCATGACGCCGCTGGCCATCCGCGCCTTCCGGCGGCAGGGCCTCGGGCAGGAGATCCGCGACGACGGCCCCGAGAGCCACCTGTCGAAGAAGGGCACGCCCACGATGGGCGGCACCGTGATCGTGGGCGCCACCGTGCTCGGCTACCTCGCCGCCCACCTGGCGTTCCTCGGCGAGTCCGGCTGGGGGTTCAGCGCCACCGGCCTGCTGCTGCTCTTCCTGATGGTGGGCATGGGGACGGTCGGCTTCCTGGACGACTACCTCAAGATCCGGCACCGGCGCAGCCTCGGGCTGAACAAGACCGCGAAGCTGGTCGGGCAGCTGGTCGTCGGCGTCACCTTCGCGGTGCTGGCGATCAACTTCCCGAACGACGACGGTGTGGAGCCGGCGTCCACCGTCGTCTCCTACGTGCGCGACATCGCCCCCCTGGCCCTCGGACCGATCGCGTTCGTGATCCTCGCCTACCTGTTCATCGCCGGGTTCTCCAACGCCGTCAACCTCACCGACGGCCTGGACGGGCTGGCCGCCGGGGCCTCGGCGATGGTGCTGGCGTCCTACATCGTCATCTCGTTCTGGCAGTTCACCCACGACTGCGCCAACGAGCTGATCGAGGGCTGCTACACGGTCCGCGACCCGCTCGACGTCACCCTCGTGGCGGCCGCCGGCATGGGCGCCTGCCTGGGCTTCCTGTGGTGGAACACCAGCCCGGCCCGGATCTTCATGGGCGACACCGGGTCGCTCGCCCTCGGTGGCCTGCTCTCCGGGCTGGCGATCGTCACCCGCACCGAGCTGCTGCTCGTCGTCCTCGGCGGTCTGTTCGTCGCGGTCACGCTGTCGGTGATCATCCAGGTGGCCTTCTTCCGCGCCACCCGCCGGCGGGTGTTCCGCATGGCGCCGCTGCACCACCACTTCGAGCTCGCCGGCTGGACCGAGAACACCGTGATCGTGCGGTTCTGGCTGGTCACCGGCATGGCGGTCGCCTTCGGTCTCGGCCTGTTCTACGCCGACTGGCTCAGCTTCGTGGGCCTGTGA
- the rsmH gene encoding 16S rRNA (cytosine(1402)-N(4))-methyltransferase RsmH, whose translation MSRTGGAAAPGHSRPPVHVPVLLDRVVELLGPACAADGAVLVDATLGLAGHTIAMLEAHPGLRVVGLDRDPDARAEATRRIEAAGHADRVTVVPAVFDELPEVLDRLGMDEVQGVLFDLGVSSLQLDRPDRGFSYSTDAPLDMRMDPGAPRTAADVVNTYPPKELARVLRVYGEERFASRIAAAIDRERVREPFTGTARLAELVRESIPAATRRTGGHPAKRTFQALRIEVNDELGALERALPAAIEALAVGGRVTVITFHSLEDRVVKQTLAAGAADRTPPGLPVPLPEYGPVLRLLTRGGEAAGEAELTSNPRSASARVRAAERIRRAA comes from the coding sequence ATGAGCAGGACTGGAGGTGCCGCGGCGCCGGGCCACTCGCGGCCCCCGGTGCACGTGCCCGTCCTCCTCGACCGGGTCGTCGAGCTGCTCGGCCCGGCCTGCGCCGCCGACGGCGCCGTCCTGGTCGACGCCACCCTCGGTCTCGCCGGCCACACCATCGCCATGCTCGAGGCGCACCCGGGCCTGCGCGTCGTCGGCCTCGACCGCGACCCGGACGCCCGCGCCGAGGCCACCCGCCGGATCGAGGCCGCGGGGCACGCCGATCGCGTCACGGTCGTCCCGGCCGTCTTCGACGAGCTCCCCGAGGTGCTCGACCGCCTCGGGATGGACGAGGTGCAGGGCGTGCTGTTCGACCTCGGCGTCTCCTCGCTGCAGCTGGACCGCCCCGACCGGGGGTTCAGCTACTCGACCGACGCGCCTCTCGACATGCGCATGGACCCCGGCGCTCCGCGCACCGCCGCCGACGTCGTCAACACCTATCCGCCGAAGGAGCTCGCGCGCGTGCTGCGGGTCTACGGCGAGGAGCGCTTCGCCTCCCGCATCGCCGCGGCGATCGACCGGGAGCGCGTGCGCGAGCCGTTCACCGGTACCGCCCGCCTGGCCGAGCTGGTGCGCGAGTCCATCCCCGCCGCCACCCGCCGCACCGGCGGGCACCCCGCGAAGCGGACCTTCCAGGCCCTGCGCATCGAGGTCAACGACGAGCTCGGCGCGCTCGAGCGCGCCCTCCCCGCCGCGATCGAGGCCCTGGCCGTGGGGGGTCGTGTCACGGTCATCACCTTCCACTCCCTGGAGGACCGGGTCGTGAAGCAGACGCTCGCCGCCGGAGCCGCCGACCGCACCCCGCCGGGCCTGCCGGTGCCGCTGCCCGAGTACGGGCCGGTGCTGCGCCTGCTCACCCGCGGCGGCGAGGCCGCCGGCGAGGCCGAGCTGACGAGCAACCCGCGGTCCGCGTCGGCCCGGGTGCGGGCGGCCGAGCGCATCCGGCGGGCGGCATGA
- a CDS encoding penicillin-binding protein 2, with amino-acid sequence MGQRSLRNRWGLALLITLLVVVVGRLVVLQGIDGAAYASAAEQDRLRDYPVAAIRGQVLDRDGNPFAYTVDASRVVADPTVVRDPARTALALTTLLDVPVPELTEKLSEDGRYVVLATQVTPETADAIEELGLGGVILEDDPLRLYPAGFVGGQVVGFVGSEGTGLAGIEQTFEEQLSGTPGRRTVEVGSGGNPIPSGIDESTPATDGDHVTLTLDQDLQFTTEQRLAEACADGSTTRASAVVQEVQTGRIVTMASCPGYDPGAYSETDPDLLGNPVVSDVFEPGSIMKAATLAAALEEGVATPDTVLTVDGHIQAGDRVVTDAHDHAPVDWTVTGILAKSSNVGTIMLAREVGDETLEKYLRAFGVGEKTGIELPGESRGILEESEEWTAIRAANVAIGQGVAMTTLQMASMYQAIANGGVRIEPRLVTSVTGPDGTVRAAPEPARTRAVSESTAAQMAYMLEAVVGPGGTAPLAQIEGFRVAGKTGTAQRANPECNCYTGGGYVTTFVGFAPADDPQYVVAVDLERPTSNAEGGQVAAPVFADVMRAALTADAVVPSGTPRPEFTLTGTP; translated from the coding sequence GTGGGGCAGCGGAGCCTGCGCAACCGGTGGGGCCTGGCCCTGCTGATCACCCTGCTCGTGGTGGTGGTCGGGCGGCTGGTGGTGCTCCAGGGCATCGACGGCGCGGCCTACGCCAGCGCCGCGGAGCAGGACCGGCTGCGCGACTACCCGGTCGCGGCGATCCGCGGGCAGGTGCTCGACCGCGACGGCAACCCGTTCGCCTACACCGTGGACGCCTCCCGCGTCGTCGCCGACCCCACGGTGGTCCGTGACCCGGCGCGCACCGCCCTGGCGCTGACCACGCTGCTCGACGTCCCGGTGCCCGAGCTCACCGAGAAGCTGTCGGAGGACGGCCGGTACGTCGTCCTGGCCACGCAGGTGACGCCGGAGACCGCCGACGCGATCGAGGAACTCGGTCTCGGCGGCGTGATCCTGGAGGACGACCCGCTGCGGCTGTACCCGGCCGGGTTCGTCGGCGGGCAGGTCGTCGGTTTCGTGGGGTCCGAGGGCACCGGGCTCGCCGGGATCGAGCAGACCTTCGAGGAGCAGCTGTCGGGCACGCCCGGCCGGCGCACGGTCGAGGTGGGCAGCGGCGGCAACCCGATCCCCTCGGGCATCGACGAGTCGACGCCGGCGACCGACGGCGACCACGTCACCCTCACCCTGGACCAGGACCTGCAGTTCACCACCGAGCAGCGGCTGGCCGAGGCGTGCGCCGACGGGTCGACCACCCGCGCCTCCGCGGTGGTGCAGGAGGTCCAGACCGGCCGGATCGTGACCATGGCCTCCTGCCCCGGCTACGACCCCGGCGCCTACTCCGAGACGGATCCGGACCTGCTGGGCAACCCGGTGGTGTCCGACGTGTTCGAGCCCGGCTCGATCATGAAGGCCGCGACGCTCGCCGCGGCGCTCGAGGAGGGCGTCGCCACCCCGGACACCGTCCTGACCGTCGACGGGCACATCCAGGCCGGCGACCGGGTGGTCACCGACGCGCACGACCACGCACCCGTCGACTGGACCGTCACCGGCATCCTGGCCAAGTCCAGCAACGTCGGCACGATCATGCTGGCCCGCGAGGTCGGCGACGAGACGCTCGAGAAGTACCTGCGCGCCTTCGGGGTGGGGGAGAAGACCGGCATCGAGCTGCCCGGCGAGAGCCGGGGCATCCTCGAGGAGTCCGAGGAGTGGACGGCCATCCGAGCGGCCAACGTGGCCATCGGCCAGGGCGTGGCGATGACCACGCTGCAGATGGCCTCCATGTACCAGGCCATCGCCAACGGCGGCGTCCGCATCGAACCCCGCCTCGTCACGTCGGTGACCGGCCCGGACGGAACGGTCAGGGCGGCCCCCGAGCCGGCGCGGACCCGCGCGGTCAGCGAGTCCACCGCAGCCCAGATGGCCTACATGCTCGAGGCCGTCGTCGGACCCGGGGGCACCGCGCCCCTGGCGCAGATCGAGGGCTTCCGGGTGGCCGGCAAGACCGGGACCGCGCAGCGCGCCAATCCCGAGTGCAACTGCTACACGGGCGGCGGCTACGTGACCACGTTCGTCGGGTTCGCCCCCGCCGACGACCCCCAGTACGTCGTCGCCGTCGACCTGGAGCGGCCCACCAGCAACGCCGAGGGCGGGCAGGTCGCCGCGCCGGTCTTCGCCGACGTCATGCGGGCCGCCCTGACCGCCGACGCCGTGGTGCCCTCCGGTACCCCGCGCCCCGAGTTCACCCTGACCGGCACGCCCTGA